From Streptomyces sp. HUAS MG91, the proteins below share one genomic window:
- a CDS encoding serine hydrolase domain-containing protein has product MQSLALIENWPVPTAAAAVVRADGTVLGTHGPTAHRFPLASVTKPLAAYAALVAYEEGAIELDEPAGPEGSTVRHLLAHTSGLAFDEHRTTSEPGVRRLYSNAGFEVLGDHIAKATDIPFAEYARQAVLEPLGMTSTTLDGSPAKDGVSTVDDLVRFAAEVQAPRLLDPRTVAEAMTVQYPGTKGVLPGYGHQNPNDWGLGFEIRDHKSPHWTGSSSSPRTFGHFGQSGTFLWVDPDAGAACVALTDRAFGPWAAEVWPRFTDAVRAEL; this is encoded by the coding sequence ATGCAGAGCCTCGCGTTGATCGAGAACTGGCCGGTCCCGACCGCCGCCGCAGCCGTCGTCCGTGCGGACGGCACCGTACTGGGGACGCACGGGCCGACGGCCCACCGTTTTCCGCTGGCCTCGGTCACCAAACCGTTGGCGGCCTATGCGGCGCTCGTCGCGTACGAGGAGGGGGCGATCGAGCTCGACGAGCCGGCCGGGCCCGAGGGCTCGACGGTGCGGCACCTGCTGGCGCACACCAGTGGGCTGGCCTTCGACGAGCACAGGACGACGTCGGAGCCGGGAGTGCGGCGGCTGTACTCGAACGCCGGGTTCGAGGTGCTCGGGGATCACATCGCGAAGGCGACGGACATCCCGTTCGCCGAGTACGCGCGGCAGGCCGTGCTGGAACCGCTGGGGATGACCTCGACCACGCTGGACGGTTCGCCCGCCAAGGACGGGGTGTCGACGGTGGACGATCTGGTGCGGTTCGCCGCGGAGGTGCAGGCGCCGAGGCTGCTGGACCCGCGCACCGTGGCCGAGGCGATGACGGTGCAGTACCCGGGGACGAAGGGCGTGCTGCCGGGGTACGGGCATCAGAATCCGAACGACTGGGGGCTCGGCTTCGAGATCCGGGACCACAAGTCGCCGCACTGGACGGGGAGTTCGTCGTCACCGCGGACGTTCGGGCACTTCGGGCAGTCGGGGACGTTCCTGTGGGTGGACCCGGATGCGGGGGCGGCCTGTGTGGCGCTGACGGACCGGGCGTTCGGGCCGTGGGCGGCCGAGGTGTGGCCGCGGTTCACCGACGCGGTGCGCGCGGAGCTCTGA
- a CDS encoding ACP S-malonyltransferase translates to MLVLVAPGQGAQTPGFLTPWLDLPGAADRVAAWSDAIGLDLAHYGTQADADAIRDTAVAQPLLVAAGLLSASALGDVTPGAVAGHSVGEITAAAFAGVLDDDAALRLVRTRGLAMAEAAAITETGMSALLGGSPEVTVPHLEKLGLTPANVNGAGQIVAAGTLEELAALDADKPEGVRRVVPLKVAGAFHTRHMAPAVATLEKAAEELSPADPTVTYVSNKDGKTVATGAEVVSRLVGQVANPVRWDLCMETFQALGVTALIEVCPGGTLTGIAKRALPGVKTLALKTPDDLDAARALIAEATEATA, encoded by the coding sequence GTGCTCGTACTCGTCGCTCCCGGCCAAGGCGCTCAGACGCCCGGCTTCCTGACTCCCTGGCTCGACCTCCCCGGTGCCGCCGACCGCGTCGCCGCGTGGTCCGACGCCATCGGACTCGACCTGGCCCACTACGGCACCCAGGCCGACGCCGACGCGATCCGCGACACCGCCGTGGCCCAGCCGCTGCTCGTCGCGGCCGGCCTGCTGTCCGCCTCCGCGCTCGGCGACGTCACGCCGGGCGCCGTCGCGGGGCACAGCGTCGGCGAGATCACCGCGGCCGCGTTCGCCGGTGTGCTCGACGACGACGCCGCGCTGCGGCTCGTGCGCACGCGCGGCCTCGCGATGGCCGAGGCCGCCGCGATCACCGAGACCGGCATGTCGGCGCTGCTCGGCGGCTCCCCCGAGGTCACGGTCCCGCACCTGGAGAAGCTGGGCCTGACCCCGGCGAACGTCAACGGCGCGGGCCAGATCGTGGCCGCCGGCACCCTCGAGGAGCTGGCCGCGCTGGACGCCGACAAGCCCGAGGGCGTGCGCCGCGTGGTGCCGCTGAAGGTGGCCGGCGCGTTCCACACCCGCCACATGGCCCCGGCCGTGGCCACGCTGGAGAAGGCCGCCGAGGAGCTGTCCCCGGCCGACCCCACGGTCACGTACGTCTCGAACAAGGACGGCAAGACCGTCGCCACCGGCGCCGAGGTGGTCTCCCGCCTGGTCGGCCAGGTCGCGAACCCGGTCCGCTGGGACCTGTGCATGGAGACGTTCCAGGCGCTCGGCGTCACCGCGCTGATCGAGGTGTGCCCCGGCGGCACCCTCACCGGCATCGCCAAGCGCGCGCTGCCCGGCGTCAAGACCCTCGCCCTGAAGACCCCCGACGACCTCGACGCGGCCCGCGCCCTGATCGCCGAAGCCACCGAAGCAACGGCCTGA
- a CDS encoding ketoacyl-ACP synthase III — MSKIKPSKGAPYARILGVGGYRPTRVVPNEVILEKIDSSDEWIRSRSGISTRHWAGDEETVAMMSIEASGKAIADAGIGPEQIGAVVVSTVSHFAQTPAIATEIADKLGTQKAAAFDISAGCAGFGYGLTLAKGMIVEGSAEYVLVIGVERLSDLTDLEDRATAFLFGDGAGAVVVGPSQEPAIGPTVWGSEGDKAGTIKQTVSWDKFAIGDVSQLPLDSEGNVKFPAITQEGQAVFRWAVFEMAKVAQQALDAAGISPDDLDVFIPHQANERIIDSMVKTLKLPEHVTVARDVRTTGNTSAASIPLAMERLLATGEAKSGDTALVIGFGAGLVYAATVVTLP, encoded by the coding sequence ATGTCGAAGATCAAGCCCAGTAAGGGCGCCCCGTACGCGCGCATCCTCGGTGTCGGTGGCTACCGGCCGACGCGGGTCGTGCCGAACGAGGTGATCCTCGAGAAGATCGACTCCTCGGACGAGTGGATCCGCTCGCGCTCCGGCATCTCCACCCGCCACTGGGCCGGTGACGAGGAGACCGTGGCGATGATGTCCATCGAGGCGTCCGGCAAGGCCATCGCCGACGCGGGCATCGGGCCGGAGCAGATCGGCGCCGTCGTCGTGTCGACCGTCTCGCACTTTGCGCAGACCCCGGCGATCGCCACCGAGATCGCGGACAAGCTGGGCACGCAGAAGGCCGCCGCGTTCGACATCTCCGCCGGCTGCGCGGGCTTCGGCTATGGCCTGACCCTCGCCAAGGGCATGATCGTCGAGGGCAGCGCCGAGTACGTGCTCGTCATCGGCGTGGAGCGGCTCTCCGACCTGACCGACCTGGAGGACCGCGCGACGGCCTTCCTGTTCGGCGACGGCGCCGGTGCCGTGGTCGTCGGCCCGTCCCAGGAGCCCGCGATCGGCCCGACCGTGTGGGGCTCCGAGGGCGACAAGGCCGGCACCATCAAGCAGACCGTCTCGTGGGACAAGTTCGCCATCGGCGACGTCTCGCAGCTGCCCCTGGACTCCGAGGGCAACGTCAAGTTCCCTGCGATCACGCAGGAGGGCCAGGCGGTGTTCCGCTGGGCCGTGTTCGAGATGGCGAAGGTCGCCCAGCAGGCGCTGGACGCGGCCGGAATCAGCCCGGACGACCTGGATGTCTTCATTCCCCACCAGGCCAACGAGCGGATCATCGACTCGATGGTGAAGACTCTCAAACTGCCGGAGCACGTCACGGTCGCGCGCGACGTACGCACCACCGGCAACACCTCGGCCGCCTCGATCCCGCTCGCGATGGAGCGGCTCCTGGCGACCGGTGAAGCGAAGAGCGGCGACACCGCGCTCGTCATCGGCTTCGGGGCGGGTCTCGTTTACGCCGCCACGGTCGTTACCCTCCCCTAG
- a CDS encoding acyltransferase, with product MTLTSLRRSVSRTVASIDARTPAHRDRAVDGLRALALLAVPVGHWLLGGFTLDSRGALHNASPLTDFGFFAPLSWVLQMLGIFFLVGGYASALSFRRARERGTSQAEWLRGRLARLGRPVLGVTAIWAALIPVLHAFGVPWQTLRTGSTLVIQPLWFVGVYAVITALTPWCVRAARRFGAWSAAPLLGSVALVDFLRYGPAASAVPSWLSLLNLLPGWLFAYQLGVSWGEKRLGRRGAWFLLAGGTALFALLLLAFHYPASMVGVPGEARTNSHPPSLLVLALGAAQSGAAILLRDRIGSLLRRPALWAPVVVINLSAMTILCWHQTAMLTVAVPSASFAGAVPGLTTPPDTLGWIAARLAWLPLFAAVLALTGRYARGFESPWKRARGGRRALAGALAAGFAVFALGLA from the coding sequence ATGACGCTCACCTCGCTGCGGAGGTCCGTGTCCCGGACGGTCGCCTCGATCGACGCCAGGACTCCGGCCCACCGCGACCGGGCGGTGGACGGACTGCGGGCCCTCGCGCTGCTCGCCGTCCCGGTCGGCCATTGGCTCCTCGGGGGCTTCACTCTCGACTCCCGAGGCGCGCTGCACAATGCCAGCCCGCTGACCGACTTCGGCTTCTTCGCCCCATTGAGCTGGGTGCTCCAGATGCTCGGCATCTTCTTCCTGGTCGGGGGCTACGCATCGGCACTCTCCTTTCGGCGGGCGCGAGAGCGCGGCACGTCGCAGGCCGAGTGGCTGCGCGGCAGACTCGCGCGGCTGGGGCGGCCGGTACTGGGGGTGACGGCGATCTGGGCGGCGTTGATCCCGGTGCTGCATGCGTTCGGGGTGCCCTGGCAGACGCTGCGCACCGGTTCCACGTTGGTGATACAGCCGCTGTGGTTCGTGGGGGTCTATGCGGTGATCACCGCGCTCACGCCCTGGTGCGTGCGGGCCGCGCGGCGGTTCGGGGCATGGTCGGCGGCGCCGCTGCTCGGCTCGGTCGCTCTCGTCGACTTCCTGCGGTACGGGCCCGCGGCGTCGGCCGTGCCGTCCTGGCTGAGCCTGCTGAATCTGCTCCCCGGATGGCTGTTCGCCTATCAACTGGGCGTCAGCTGGGGCGAGAAGAGACTCGGGCGGCGCGGTGCGTGGTTCCTGTTGGCCGGCGGAACAGCCCTGTTCGCGCTGCTGCTCCTCGCCTTCCACTACCCGGCGTCGATGGTCGGCGTCCCGGGCGAGGCGCGGACGAACTCGCATCCGCCGTCCCTTCTGGTGCTGGCCCTGGGGGCCGCGCAGAGCGGCGCCGCGATCCTGCTGCGGGACCGCATCGGCAGCCTGCTCCGGCGGCCCGCGCTGTGGGCGCCGGTCGTGGTGATCAATCTGTCGGCGATGACGATCCTGTGCTGGCATCAGACGGCGATGCTCACCGTGGCAGTCCCGTCGGCGTCGTTCGCCGGCGCGGTACCGGGGCTCACCACGCCGCCCGACACGCTGGGCTGGATAGCGGCCCGTCTGGCATGGCTGCCGCTGTTCGCGGCGGTACTGGCGCTGACCGGACGTTATGCGCGGGGCTTCGAGTCGCCGTGGAAGCGGGCACGCGGAGGGCGCCGGGCGCTGGCCGGGGCGCTGGCCGCGGGGTTCGCGGTGTTCGCACTGGGGCTGGCATGA
- a CDS encoding acyl carrier protein: MAATEKEIVDGLAEIVNEIAGIPTEDVQLDKSFTDDLDVDSLSMVEVVVAAEERFDVKIPDDDVKNLKTVGDATKYILDHQA; this comes from the coding sequence ATGGCCGCCACCGAGAAGGAGATCGTCGACGGTCTCGCGGAGATCGTGAACGAGATCGCCGGCATCCCCACCGAGGACGTCCAGCTGGACAAGTCCTTCACCGACGACCTGGACGTCGACTCGCTGTCCATGGTCGAGGTCGTCGTCGCCGCCGAAGAGCGCTTCGACGTCAAGATCCCCGACGACGACGTCAAGAACCTGAAGACCGTCGGCGACGCCACGAAGTACATCCTCGACCACCAGGCCTGA
- a CDS encoding GNAT family N-acetyltransferase: MTSARRALPEDAEELVRLRKIMLDSMRPSDDVAWQRPALEALRGQLADDEGELTAFVVDDPGGSGRLAACAAGMTQRGLGGPGNPSGVSAHLFNVCTDPDHRRRGYSRTCVEALLAWYKERDVRRVELLATADGEPLYSSLGFARTPAPAMRLTL, from the coding sequence ATGACGTCTGCCCGCCGCGCGCTCCCCGAGGATGCCGAGGAACTGGTCCGTCTGCGCAAGATCATGCTCGACTCGATGAGACCCAGCGACGACGTGGCGTGGCAGCGGCCGGCGCTGGAGGCGTTGCGGGGCCAGTTGGCCGATGACGAGGGCGAGTTGACGGCGTTCGTCGTCGACGATCCGGGCGGCTCGGGGCGGCTCGCCGCGTGTGCGGCCGGGATGACCCAGCGCGGCCTGGGCGGTCCGGGCAACCCGTCCGGGGTCTCCGCGCACCTCTTCAATGTGTGCACCGACCCGGACCACCGGCGGCGGGGCTACTCGCGGACCTGTGTGGAAGCGCTGCTGGCCTGGTACAAGGAGCGTGATGTGCGCCGGGTCGAGCTGCTGGCGACGGCGGACGGTGAGCCGCTGTACAGCTCCCTCGGCTTCGCCCGCACTCCGGCGCCCGCGATGCGGCTGACGCTCTGA
- a CDS encoding beta-ketoacyl-[acyl-carrier-protein] synthase family protein, translating into MSPTNRTVVVTGIGATTPLGGDATSTWEGLIAGRSGVKPLDQEWAAEQAVRIAAPAAVDPGEVIPRPQARKLDRSAQFALIAAKEAWADAGFTAKAGEDESVDPDRLGAVIASGIGGVTTLLDQYDVLKEKGVRRVSPHTVPMLMPNGPSANVGLLVGARAGVHTPVSACASGAEAIGYGIEMIRTGRADVVICGGTEAAIHPLPIAAFGNMMAMSKNNDDPQGASRPYDVARDGFVLGEGAGVIVLESAEHAAARGARVYAEAVGQGISADSHDIVQPEPEGRGIAHALQNLLENTDLDPAEIVHVNAHATSTPAGDVAELKALRKVFGDDADHFAVSATKSMTGHLLGGAGGVETVASVLALYNRLAPPTINVENLDPEAEAAADIVRGEARKLPVDGRIAALNDSFGFGGHNVVLAFRSV; encoded by the coding sequence GTGAGCCCGACCAATCGCACCGTGGTCGTCACCGGTATCGGCGCAACCACACCGCTGGGTGGCGACGCGACATCCACCTGGGAGGGCCTGATCGCCGGACGTTCCGGCGTCAAGCCCCTCGACCAGGAGTGGGCCGCCGAGCAGGCGGTCCGTATCGCGGCGCCGGCCGCCGTGGATCCGGGTGAGGTCATTCCTCGCCCGCAGGCCCGCAAGCTGGACCGCTCCGCGCAGTTCGCTCTGATCGCCGCCAAGGAGGCGTGGGCCGACGCCGGCTTCACCGCCAAGGCCGGCGAGGACGAGAGTGTCGACCCCGACCGGCTCGGCGCCGTCATCGCGTCCGGCATCGGCGGTGTCACCACGCTGCTCGACCAGTACGACGTGCTGAAGGAGAAGGGCGTCCGCCGCGTCTCCCCGCACACCGTCCCGATGCTGATGCCCAACGGCCCCTCGGCCAACGTGGGCCTGCTCGTGGGCGCCCGCGCCGGTGTGCACACGCCGGTCTCCGCCTGCGCGTCGGGTGCCGAGGCCATCGGCTACGGCATCGAGATGATCCGCACCGGCCGCGCCGACGTCGTCATCTGCGGTGGCACCGAGGCGGCCATCCACCCGCTGCCCATCGCCGCGTTCGGCAACATGATGGCGATGTCCAAGAACAACGACGACCCGCAGGGTGCCTCGCGCCCCTACGACGTCGCCCGTGACGGCTTCGTCCTCGGTGAGGGCGCGGGCGTCATCGTCCTGGAGTCCGCCGAGCACGCCGCCGCGCGCGGCGCCCGCGTCTACGCGGAGGCGGTCGGCCAGGGCATCTCCGCCGACAGCCACGACATCGTGCAGCCGGAGCCGGAGGGCCGCGGTATCGCGCACGCCCTGCAGAACCTGCTGGAGAACACCGATCTGGACCCGGCCGAGATCGTGCACGTGAACGCGCACGCGACGTCGACGCCCGCCGGTGACGTGGCCGAGCTGAAGGCGCTGCGCAAGGTCTTCGGCGACGACGCCGACCACTTCGCGGTGTCCGCCACCAAGTCCATGACCGGGCATCTGCTCGGTGGTGCCGGTGGTGTCGAGACCGTGGCGTCGGTGCTGGCGCTGTACAACCGGCTGGCTCCGCCGACCATCAACGTGGAGAACCTCGACCCCGAGGCCGAGGCTGCCGCCGACATCGTGCGCGGTGAGGCGCGGAAGCTGCCGGTGGACGGGCGGATCGCCGCGCTGAACGACTCGTTCGGGTTCGGTGGGCACAACGTGGTGCTGGCATTCCGGTCGGTCTGA
- a CDS encoding DUF3145 domain-containing protein has product MTTRGVLYVHSAPRALCPHVEWAVAGVLGVRVSLDWIRQPAAPGTWRSEFSWRGEAGTAAKLASALRGWQLLRFEVTAEPCAAAEGERYSATPELGIFHAVTGIHGDILVPEDRLRAALARSQAGEAHLESELARLLGKPWDDELEPFRYAGEGAPVRWLHQVV; this is encoded by the coding sequence GTGACGACACGTGGAGTTCTGTACGTGCACTCCGCACCGCGCGCGCTGTGCCCGCACGTCGAATGGGCGGTCGCGGGCGTTCTCGGCGTGCGTGTGAGCCTCGACTGGATCCGGCAGCCCGCGGCGCCGGGCACCTGGAGATCGGAGTTCTCCTGGCGCGGCGAGGCCGGCACCGCGGCCAAGCTGGCGTCCGCGCTGCGCGGCTGGCAGCTGCTGCGCTTCGAGGTGACGGCCGAGCCCTGCGCGGCAGCCGAGGGGGAGCGCTACAGCGCCACTCCCGAACTCGGCATCTTCCACGCCGTCACCGGCATCCACGGCGACATCCTCGTCCCCGAGGACCGTCTGCGCGCCGCTCTGGCCCGCTCACAGGCCGGCGAGGCCCACCTGGAGTCAGAACTCGCCCGCCTCCTCGGCAAGCCCTGGGACGACGAACTGGAGCCTTTCCGCTACGCGGGCGAGGGCGCCCCGGTCCGCTGGCTCCACCAGGTGGTGTAG
- a CDS encoding MerR family transcriptional regulator, with translation MTVMETTPAPTQAGVDACRAAPEAHPRPNGQDRYTISEVSAITGLTAHTLRWYERIGLMPDIDRSHTGQRRYGNHDLDWLAFVNKLRLTGMPVADMVRYAELVRLGDHTFDERRELLESTRRDVLHRMAELQDTLAVLDHKITFYAGAGSAQQPQSA, from the coding sequence ATGACGGTGATGGAGACCACGCCCGCACCCACCCAGGCCGGGGTCGACGCCTGCCGGGCGGCCCCCGAAGCGCATCCGCGTCCGAACGGTCAGGACCGCTACACCATCAGCGAGGTCTCGGCCATCACCGGACTGACCGCGCACACCCTGCGCTGGTACGAGCGGATCGGCCTCATGCCCGACATCGACCGCTCGCACACCGGCCAGCGCCGCTACGGCAACCACGACCTGGACTGGCTCGCCTTCGTCAACAAGCTCCGGCTCACCGGCATGCCGGTCGCCGACATGGTCCGCTACGCCGAACTCGTACGCCTCGGCGACCACACCTTCGACGAGCGCAGAGAACTCCTCGAATCGACCCGCCGCGACGTCCTGCACCGCATGGCCGAACTCCAGGACACGCTGGCCGTGCTCGACCACAAGATCACTTTCTACGCGGGCGCCGGCTCGGCCCAACAGCCGCAGAGCGCCTAG
- a CDS encoding alpha/beta hydrolase codes for MVLSSWKRRGRRTLVAAALTTTVIAGTAGWASAHEQRPLTGPPPGTASWRADHTLHVTLPDPATVKPAQVAAFFGRLSKAEQHELVARHASVVGNLDGAPIALRYEANARALRAERTRALGVAEDTSRTEAERTSARARAERCAELLAPGRRILAFDPRGRGQVAEVYGDLAAARQVSVIVPGSDIDLDSFDRARDPYGTPAGMARALYRAADARTAEVAWVGYTTPVGLGPDAATGRLAEAGAPRLTRFAQGLTAVGAPAPAVFCHSYGSVVCGLAASRLPASDLVVFASPGMRAESVADLHTRARVWAARDDSDWIAKVPNVELFGLGHGADPTSASFGARRIPAEKAEGHTGYFAPGTDSLRAFTDIATGDTGDARDAGDTGDSS; via the coding sequence ATGGTCCTCAGCTCATGGAAGCGCCGCGGCCGGCGCACGCTGGTCGCCGCCGCACTCACGACGACCGTGATCGCCGGTACCGCGGGGTGGGCGTCCGCGCACGAGCAGCGTCCGCTGACCGGGCCGCCCCCGGGCACCGCGTCCTGGCGCGCCGACCACACGCTGCACGTCACGCTGCCCGATCCGGCAACCGTGAAGCCGGCTCAAGTCGCCGCCTTCTTCGGCAGGTTGAGCAAGGCTGAGCAGCACGAATTGGTCGCTCGGCACGCCTCGGTCGTCGGCAATCTGGACGGCGCGCCGATCGCCCTGCGATACGAGGCGAACGCCCGGGCGCTGCGGGCCGAGCGGACCCGGGCCCTCGGTGTCGCGGAGGACACGTCGCGCACGGAGGCCGAGCGGACGAGCGCCCGTGCCCGCGCGGAGCGCTGCGCCGAACTGCTCGCGCCGGGGCGCCGGATCCTCGCGTTCGACCCTCGCGGTCGGGGCCAGGTCGCGGAGGTCTACGGCGACCTGGCCGCGGCTCGGCAGGTGTCGGTGATCGTGCCCGGCTCGGACATCGATCTGGACTCGTTCGACCGGGCCAGAGACCCGTACGGGACTCCCGCCGGGATGGCTCGGGCGCTCTACCGGGCGGCGGACGCGCGGACCGCGGAGGTGGCGTGGGTCGGCTACACCACGCCGGTGGGGCTGGGACCCGACGCCGCCACGGGACGGCTCGCCGAGGCCGGAGCGCCACGGCTGACGCGTTTCGCGCAGGGCCTCACCGCCGTCGGCGCACCGGCGCCGGCCGTGTTCTGCCACAGCTACGGCTCGGTGGTGTGCGGGCTCGCCGCATCGCGGCTTCCCGCGTCGGACCTGGTGGTGTTCGCCTCGCCGGGGATGCGCGCGGAGAGCGTGGCCGATCTGCACACGAGAGCACGGGTGTGGGCGGCGCGCGACGACAGCGACTGGATCGCCAAGGTGCCGAACGTCGAACTGTTCGGGCTCGGGCACGGCGCGGACCCGACCTCCGCCTCGTTCGGAGCCCGGCGCATTCCCGCCGAGAAGGCCGAGGGCCACACCGGCTACTTCGCGCCCGGCACCGACTCCCTGCGGGCCTTCACCGACATCGCCACCGGAGACACCGGAGACGCCAGAGACGCTGGAGACACAGGAGATTCATCATGA
- the fasR gene encoding fatty acid biosynthesis transcriptional regulator FasR, translating to MKRLEKSSGALAAQAITRMDETLPWYRAMPPENRSWIGLVAQAGIAAFTEWFRHPDAPQAISTDVFGTAPRELTRAITLRQTVEMVRTTIEVMESAIDEVAAPGDESVLREALLVYAREIAFATAQVYAQAAEARGAWDARLESLVVNAVLSGEADEGAVSRAAALGWNSPEHVCVVLGTAPDGDSELTVEAIRRASRHAKLQVLTGVLGDRLVVIAGGSDNPLAVAKSLIGPFAAGPVVAGPVVPDLLAATRSAQAAAAGLKACGAWQDAPRPVLADDLLPERAIAGDPSAREQLVEEIYRPLEEAGSALLETLSVYLEQASSLEGAARMLFVHPNTVRYRLRRVTDVTGWSPSDVRSAFTLRIALILGRLADGDHQS from the coding sequence CTGAAGCGCCTGGAGAAGTCGTCCGGGGCGCTGGCCGCGCAGGCCATCACGCGCATGGACGAGACGCTGCCCTGGTACCGGGCCATGCCGCCGGAGAACCGGTCGTGGATCGGGCTCGTGGCGCAGGCCGGTATCGCCGCGTTCACCGAGTGGTTCCGGCACCCCGACGCCCCGCAGGCGATCTCGACCGATGTGTTCGGCACCGCGCCGCGGGAGCTGACGCGGGCCATCACGCTGCGCCAGACCGTGGAGATGGTGCGCACCACCATCGAGGTCATGGAGTCGGCCATCGACGAGGTGGCCGCGCCCGGCGACGAGAGCGTGCTGCGGGAGGCGCTGCTCGTGTACGCGCGGGAGATCGCCTTCGCGACCGCCCAGGTGTACGCGCAGGCGGCCGAGGCGCGGGGCGCCTGGGACGCGCGCCTCGAATCGCTCGTCGTGAACGCCGTGCTGTCCGGAGAGGCCGACGAGGGCGCCGTCAGCCGCGCCGCGGCCCTCGGCTGGAACTCTCCCGAGCATGTCTGCGTCGTGCTCGGCACCGCCCCCGACGGGGACAGCGAGCTGACCGTCGAGGCGATCCGGCGGGCCTCCCGGCACGCCAAGCTCCAGGTGCTCACCGGCGTGCTCGGGGACCGGCTCGTGGTCATCGCGGGCGGCAGCGACAATCCGCTGGCGGTGGCGAAGTCACTGATCGGGCCGTTCGCGGCCGGGCCCGTGGTCGCCGGTCCCGTCGTCCCCGACCTGCTCGCCGCCACCCGGTCCGCGCAGGCCGCCGCCGCCGGGCTCAAGGCGTGCGGCGCCTGGCAGGACGCGCCGCGCCCGGTCCTCGCGGACGATCTGCTGCCCGAGCGCGCGATCGCGGGCGACCCGTCCGCCCGCGAGCAGTTGGTGGAGGAGATCTACAGACCGCTGGAGGAGGCGGGCTCGGCCCTGCTGGAGACACTCAGTGTCTATCTGGAGCAGGCGAGCAGCCTGGAGGGCGCCGCGCGGATGCTCTTCGTCCACCCGAACACCGTCCGCTACCGGCTCCGACGTGTGACCGACGTCACCGGATGGTCGCCGTCGGACGTACGCTCGGCATTCACCCTGCGCATCGCGCTCATCCTGGGGCGTCTGGCCGACGGGGATCACCAGTCGTAG
- a CDS encoding pirin family protein, producing MEYVIDVRRSGDRYAGGEPGAGIISRHAFSFGPHYDPDNLRFGAILACNEERLAPGAGFDEHPHSHTEIVTWVVTGELTHRDSTGKVSIVRPGDVQRLSSGGGVRHVERNDGTEPLTFLQMWLAPRDPGGEPAYEVVHGIADSTPYDIPEAGAMLHVRRLASGERAELPTAPHVYLHVVQGAIRLGETELAPGDAARITDGTGLELLASADSQLLIWEMS from the coding sequence GTGGAGTACGTGATTGATGTACGTCGCTCAGGCGACCGTTACGCGGGAGGCGAGCCCGGGGCCGGGATCATCTCCCGCCACGCGTTCTCCTTCGGCCCGCACTACGACCCGGACAACCTGCGCTTCGGCGCGATCCTCGCCTGCAACGAGGAACGTCTGGCCCCCGGCGCCGGCTTCGACGAACACCCCCACAGCCACACCGAGATCGTCACCTGGGTGGTCACCGGCGAACTCACCCACCGGGACAGCACCGGCAAGGTCTCGATCGTGCGCCCCGGCGACGTCCAGCGGCTCAGCTCCGGCGGCGGCGTCCGCCACGTCGAACGCAACGACGGAACCGAGCCCCTGACCTTCCTCCAGATGTGGCTGGCCCCCCGCGACCCCGGCGGCGAGCCCGCCTACGAGGTGGTGCACGGCATCGCCGACTCCACCCCGTACGACATCCCCGAGGCCGGCGCCATGCTCCACGTACGGCGCCTGGCCTCTGGCGAACGCGCCGAACTGCCCACCGCGCCGCACGTCTACCTGCACGTGGTCCAGGGCGCCATCCGGCTCGGCGAGACCGAACTCGCCCCGGGCGACGCGGCCCGCATCACCGACGGAACCGGCCTGGAGCTCCTGGCCTCGGCGGACAGCCAGCTGCTGATCTGGGAGATGAGCTGA